The Triticum aestivum cultivar Chinese Spring chromosome 7B, IWGSC CS RefSeq v2.1, whole genome shotgun sequence genome window below encodes:
- the LOC123162663 gene encoding amino acid transporter AVT6A: MGVGNGSADVNQQTARNEIRDETTPLLPVKVEEEGFHEFNGASFSGAVFNLSTTIVGAGIMALPASIKMLGLIPGLLMIIFVALLTEASIDMLIRCSHQGKITSYGWLMGEAYGQWGRIALQASVVINNIGVMIVYMIIIGDVLSGTSSGGIHHRGILEGWFGAHLWNSRAIVLLVTTLFVFAPLVSFKRLDSLSYTSALSVALAVVFVVITAGIAIIKVINGTVAMPKLFPEIDDLSSVWKLFTAVPVLVTAYICHYNVHSIDNELEDKTQTKPIVRTSLALCSSVYIATSFFAYLLFGDGTLDDVLANFDSNLGIPFSSVFNDVVRVSYAAHVMLVFPIVFFALRLNLDGLLFPTSRHISYDNKRFTIITISLLVVIYTAAIFIPSIWDAFQFTGATAAVLIGFIFPAMVILRDPYGIATKRDKILAVTMIVLAVVSNSVALYSDAMNIFRRKEVA; encoded by the exons ATGGGTGTCGGGAACGGATCAGCGGACGTGAACCAGCAGACGGCGCGCAACGAAATACGAGATGAGACTACGCCGCTTCTTCCGGTCAAGGTGGAGGAGGAGGGATTCCATGAGTTTAATGGAGCTTCATTCTCCGGGGCAGTTTTCAATCTCTCGACCACCATCGTTGGTGCTGGAATCATGGCCTTGCCAGCCAGCATCAAGATGCTGGGCCTCATCCCTGGCCTTCTGATGATCATCTTTGTGGCACTGCTCACAGAGGCATCCATAGACATGCTTATCAGGTGCAGCCACCAAGGAAAGATCACGTCATATGGGTGGCTGATGGGTGAGGCATATGGACAATGGGGGAGGATTGCGCTGCAGGCCTCTGTGGTTATAAACAACATCGGTGTGATGATTGTTTACATGATTATCATTG GTGATGTATTATCTGGAACATCGTCAGGCGGTATTCATCATCGTGGCATATTGGAGGGCTGGTTTGGAGCACATTTGTGGAATTCTCGCGCCATTGTTCTTCTTGTGACAACTCTTTTCGTGTTTGCTCCATTGGTGAGCTTTAAACGATTGG ATTCACTGAGCTACACATCTGCCCTATCAGTTGCTCTCGCTGTGGTTTTTGTTGTTATTACTGCTGGGATTGCCATAATCAAAGTCATCAATGGAACTGTAGCAATGCCCAAGCTTTTTCCAGAAATAGATGATCTTAGTTCTGTCTGGAAGCTTTTTACGGCTGTCCCTGTCCTTGTCACTGCATATATCTGCCACTATAATG TTCACAGCATTGACAATGAGCTTGAGGATAAAACACAAACTAAACCAATTGTGCGAACATCACTGGCCCTTTGCTCCAGTGTTTACATTGCCACAAGTTTCTTTGCTTATCTTCTCTTTGGAGATGGTACACTGGATGATGTGCTCGCCAACTTTGATTCAAATCTCGGCATTCCTTTCAGCTCTGTCTTCAATGACGTAGTCAGAGTGAGCTATGCTGCGCACGTCATGCTTGTCTTCCCCATCGTCTTCTTTGCCCTTAGGCTCAACTTGGATGGGCTACTCTTTCCCACGTCGAGGCACATTTCTTATGACAATAAGAGATTTACAATCATAACCATCTCGCTCCTCGTGGTTATTTATACTGCTGCCATCTTCATACCAAGCATTTGGGATGCATTCCAGTTTACTGGTGCCACAGCTGCCGTTTTGATTGGTTTTATCTTTCCTGCCATGGTCATATTAAG GGATCCTTATGGAATCGCAACCAAGCGTGACAAGATCTTGGCTGTAACCATGATCGTGCTTGCTGTTGTCTCAAACTCTGTTGCCCTATACAGTGATGCGATGAACATCTTCCGTAGGAAAGAGGTAGCCTGA
- the LOC123162664 gene encoding E3 ubiquitin-protein ligase RING1, translating into MAGLADEFFLGIDEDGPGSLGEPSYLSFSDAFEEEEHHFTHSDISPDFDIESQTLTPAPGSPFSFDSDHDLDLDLSLGLGRLSPPSFLPMRSLSPARSPPFWDCLEEDLADDLADALEWEEIADAGDAGDASVPGAGGGGGAGGAGGGGDADADVFGFLSEREILGVMEGIDSGEDESMFSDEPPFDFGDEHPELDDIFRSVGWEVLPVPLDEDEFEVLPGHMTDVTVGGAPPAARAAVERLQVVAISGEEAAQGCAVCKDGIVQGGLATRLPCAHFYHGACIGPWLAIRNSCPVCRYELPTDDPDYEQRRARRRSAGGSTAQLGTSMQM; encoded by the coding sequence atggcgggGCTCGCCGACGAGTTCTTCCTCGGCATCGACGAGGACGGCCCGGGGTCGCTCGGGGAGCCCTCCTACCTCTCCTTCTCCGACGCCTTCGAGGAGGAGGAGCACCACTTCACCCACTCCGACATCTCCCCCGACTTCGACATCGAATCTCAAACCCTAACCCCCGCCCCGGGCTCCCCCTTCTCCTTCGACTCCGACCACGACCTCGACCTCGACCTCAGCCTCGGCCTCGGCCGCCTCTCCCCGCCGTCCTTCCTCCCGATGCGCAGCCTCTCCCCGGCCCGCTCCCCGCCCTTCTGGGACTGCCTCGAGGAGGACCTCGCCGACGACCTCGCGGACGCCCTCGAGTGGGAGGAGATCGCCGACGCCGGCGACGCCGGAGATGCCTCCGTCCCTGGGgctggcggcgggggcggcgcgggaggagcaggcggagggggcgacgccgATGCCGACGTGTTCGGCTTCCTCAGCGAGCGGGAGATCCTGGGCGTCATGGAGGGGATCGACAGCGGGGAGGACGAGTCCATGTTCTCCGACGAGCCGCCCTTTGATTTCGGCGATGAGCACCCGGAGCTCGATGACATATTCCGGAGCGTCGGCTGGGAGGTGCTGCCGGTGCCGCTGGATGAGGACGAGTTTGAGGTGCTGCCAGGGCATATGACAGATGTGacggtggggggcgcgccacctgcGGCGCGGGCAGCGGTGGAGCGGCTCCAGGTGGTGGCGATCAGTGGGGAGGAGGCCGCGCAGGGATGCGCTGTGTGCAAGGACGGGATCGTGCAGGGGGGGCTCGCCACGCGGCTGCCGTGTGCACACTTCTACCATGGGGCGTGCATTGGGCCATGGCTTGCCATACGCAACTCGTGCCCGGTATGCCGCTACGAGCTGCCCACTGATGACCCCGACTATGAGCAGCGGCGGGCAAGGCGGCGTTCTGCTGGTGGTTCGACAGCACAGTTGGGCACATCTATGCAGATGTGA